The Vibrio agarivorans genome window below encodes:
- a CDS encoding Hsp70 family protein, producing MEEMNTQHPKFSVGIDLGTTHCVLSYIDTTDEEARVSVMPVPQLTAPGNVESREQLGSFLYQPHEHEMNPASRVLPWTTEPTALVGAIARNLGSKTPIRLIASAKSWLCHGGVNRRDAFLPAGSPEEVEKVSPLRATELYLEHLKQAWDHANPSNPLAEQDVTITVPASFDPAARDLTAEAARNVGLVHLTLLEEPQAALYNWIDNSNDSWRDQVTVGDIVLVVDVGGGTTDLSLVEVTEDEGNLTLNRIAVGEHILLGGDNMDLALAYRLKMKLAQEGKELQPWQVQAMTHACRDAKEALLNDAELQAVPIVVPSRGSKLLGATLKTELTQQEVQQTLVDGFFPKVAITEHPVQKSRGALTQMGLPYAQDAGITRHIAAFLAKQANAQGGDAPAQEHNPFAGMPGMPGMEQASTTDFIKPTVILFNGGVLKSELLANRLQETINDWLIDAEAESAKRLTGVDLDLAVASGASYYGSVRRGQGVRIRGGIASAYYVGIESAMPAIPGMAPPLEALCVAPFGMEEGSSVNVPSQEFGLVIGQPVHFHFFGSTVRRDDEAGTHLDHWAPEELEELPEIHVTLSVSDGRKEGEVVPVTLASRVTELGTLYLEAIASDNGQKWHVEFDVREDNHSSEEQAL from the coding sequence ATGGAAGAGATGAACACACAACACCCTAAATTCAGTGTCGGTATCGACTTGGGAACAACGCACTGTGTGCTTTCTTACATCGATACTACGGATGAAGAGGCACGTGTTAGCGTCATGCCAGTGCCTCAGTTGACCGCACCCGGCAATGTTGAGTCTCGTGAGCAGTTAGGCTCGTTCCTATACCAGCCACACGAGCACGAAATGAACCCAGCTTCACGTGTACTGCCTTGGACGACAGAACCAACAGCGCTTGTCGGTGCCATCGCTCGTAACCTTGGCTCAAAAACACCTATTCGCCTGATTGCCAGTGCGAAATCTTGGCTTTGTCATGGCGGTGTTAATCGTCGTGATGCGTTCCTACCAGCGGGCAGCCCTGAAGAAGTGGAGAAAGTCTCCCCTCTACGTGCAACTGAGCTCTATCTTGAGCACTTGAAACAAGCATGGGATCACGCCAACCCAAGTAACCCGCTTGCAGAGCAAGATGTCACGATTACTGTCCCTGCCTCATTCGATCCTGCTGCACGCGATCTTACTGCAGAAGCAGCTCGTAACGTTGGCCTTGTTCACCTAACTCTTCTTGAGGAGCCACAAGCCGCGCTTTATAACTGGATTGACAACAGTAACGACAGCTGGCGTGACCAAGTCACTGTGGGTGACATCGTTCTGGTTGTCGATGTCGGTGGTGGTACGACCGACCTGTCACTGGTCGAAGTCACCGAAGATGAGGGCAACTTAACTCTCAACCGTATCGCGGTTGGTGAGCATATCCTGCTGGGTGGTGACAATATGGATCTTGCTCTAGCGTATCGTCTAAAGATGAAACTGGCGCAAGAAGGCAAAGAGCTACAACCTTGGCAAGTTCAAGCGATGACTCACGCTTGTCGCGATGCGAAAGAAGCCTTACTCAATGATGCTGAGCTACAAGCAGTGCCGATTGTTGTCCCCAGCCGTGGTTCAAAACTCCTTGGTGCGACTCTAAAAACTGAATTGACTCAGCAGGAAGTTCAACAAACGCTGGTTGATGGTTTCTTCCCTAAAGTCGCGATCACAGAGCACCCAGTACAAAAATCGCGTGGCGCACTAACACAGATGGGTCTGCCGTATGCACAAGACGCGGGAATTACTCGCCATATTGCGGCTTTCCTTGCAAAGCAAGCGAATGCCCAAGGTGGTGATGCGCCTGCTCAAGAGCACAACCCATTTGCGGGTATGCCTGGTATGCCGGGAATGGAGCAAGCATCGACGACTGATTTCATTAAGCCAACGGTTATTCTTTTCAATGGTGGTGTGCTGAAATCTGAACTGCTTGCGAATCGTCTACAAGAAACCATCAACGACTGGTTAATTGATGCTGAGGCTGAATCAGCAAAACGTCTTACCGGTGTAGACCTCGATCTTGCAGTCGCAAGTGGCGCGTCATACTACGGCTCAGTTCGCCGTGGCCAAGGGGTTCGTATTCGTGGCGGTATTGCTTCGGCATACTACGTCGGTATCGAAAGCGCGATGCCAGCGATTCCAGGCATGGCACCTCCTCTAGAAGCACTTTGCGTCGCGCCATTCGGCATGGAAGAAGGCTCAAGTGTCAATGTACCTAGCCAAGAGTTCGGCTTGGTTATTGGTCAGCCTGTTCACTTCCATTTCTTTGGTTCAACTGTACGCCGAGATGATGAGGCAGGTACGCACCTTGATCACTGGGCACCGGAAGAGCTCGAGGAGCTACCAGAAATTCACGTGACCTTGTCCGTATCAGACGGTCGTAAAGAGGGCGAAGTAGTGCCAGTTACCCTCGCTTCACGAGTCACTGAGTTAGGTACGCTGTATCTAGAAGCCATTGCCTCTGACAACGGTCAGAAATGGCATGTCGAGTTTGATGTCCGCGAAGACAATCACTCTAGTGAAGAGCAAGCACTATAG
- a CDS encoding DUF2760 domain-containing protein, protein MNFDLQMIPQTFDMLHAGLTASSVLLLLIAVSRKSKVIEKVVEKPVEKIVEVEKPVEKIVEVEKVVEVEKVIEKVVEVESKLATASTDSAMQLLSIMQQEARLIDFLKEDLTSFSDEEVGAAARVIHTGGQKVLAEYVTLEHIRNEDEETRITVEEGFNPQQVRLTGNVTGSAPFNGTLVHKGWKASAMNLPKLAENYDASVIAPAEVEL, encoded by the coding sequence ATGAATTTTGATTTACAAATGATTCCTCAAACGTTCGACATGCTGCACGCTGGCCTTACGGCTTCGAGCGTTTTGCTACTTCTTATCGCTGTTTCTCGCAAATCGAAAGTCATCGAGAAAGTGGTTGAAAAACCGGTTGAGAAAATTGTCGAAGTTGAAAAGCCGGTAGAGAAGATCGTTGAAGTTGAAAAAGTCGTTGAAGTTGAAAAGGTCATCGAAAAAGTGGTTGAAGTTGAGTCTAAGCTCGCAACAGCCTCTACCGACTCTGCTATGCAGCTTCTCTCTATCATGCAGCAGGAAGCGCGCCTAATCGACTTCCTAAAAGAAGACCTGACGTCATTCTCTGACGAAGAGGTCGGCGCAGCAGCTCGCGTTATTCATACCGGAGGTCAAAAAGTATTGGCTGAGTATGTCACGCTTGAGCACATCCGCAATGAAGATGAAGAGACACGCATCACTGTTGAGGAGGGTTTTAACCCTCAGCAAGTTCGCCTAACAGGTAACGTAACGGGCTCAGCACCGTTTAACGGTACATTAGTTCATAAAGGTTGGAAAGCCTCTGCAATGAACCTACCTAAACTGGCTGAAAACTACGATGCGTCAGTGATTGCACCTGCTGAGGTTGAGCTGTAA
- a CDS encoding 3'-5' exonuclease yields the protein MNHNRIVCFDLEMCCWNQDGVGTTGEIIEIGLAEIDLVKQEVVKRAQYYVKPEKDEVSLFCVELTGITPRKIEKQGRPLEAVLQSVVKNFGGANKIYASWGRDDLILKKECQQKGIELPFKEFINLATLYRIQNRLKDKRIGHKAAQEAKGIDWEGRQHSGYVDAYNLAKLALTML from the coding sequence ATGAACCACAATCGAATCGTCTGTTTTGATCTAGAAATGTGTTGCTGGAACCAAGATGGTGTCGGCACAACAGGAGAGATCATCGAGATTGGCTTGGCTGAGATTGACTTGGTAAAGCAAGAAGTGGTGAAGCGCGCTCAGTACTATGTCAAGCCTGAAAAAGACGAAGTGTCGCTGTTTTGCGTAGAGCTGACCGGTATCACACCAAGGAAAATTGAGAAGCAAGGTCGACCTCTCGAAGCGGTTTTGCAGTCTGTGGTGAAGAACTTTGGTGGCGCGAATAAGATTTACGCCTCTTGGGGACGAGATGATCTCATTTTAAAGAAAGAGTGCCAACAAAAGGGCATCGAACTGCCATTCAAAGAGTTTATTAATCTCGCTACGCTATACCGTATTCAAAACCGCCTTAAAGATAAGCGCATTGGCCATAAAGCGGCTCAAGAAGCCAAAGGTATTGATTGGGAAGGGCGACAGCACTCTGGATATGTTGATGCTTATAATTTGGCAAAACTGGCGTTGACCATGTTGTAG
- a CDS encoding Hsp70 family protein produces the protein MASPRFLVGIDLGTTNTVVAYCEISEDLQQSPVTLFEVDQLIGAGEVVRKPLLPSFRYHPAQGQIAATDLTLPWESQSVEGDAEQVIIGEWARELGAKVEGRQVSSAKSWLSHQGVDRNSEILPWAGANDVEKVSPVVASASYLNHIRQAWNYRNPSNKLEDQEVVVTVPASFDETARQLTLEAARLAGLSSIMLLEEPQAVCYDWYARHQDTAADKLKDLPLMLVCDVGGGTTDLSLIQAQYHNNELSLDRIGVGEHLMLGGDNLDLALAHLAEQRFDNSKKLNASSLTKLIQQTRAAKEQLLSTKAPEEIKITMLGSGSKLLGGTKSIGLTKQEVHQIALDGFFPMTDFSAIPDKRRSAVVEFGLPYVADPAVSKHVAEFLTQHQQVSLAALNSNEATSVSDSQPAIPVGLLLNGGVFNSSLVTERVTTLLEHWRGAPVTVLDNPHPDWSVALGAVAYGKARRGAQLKIGGGAARSYFLHLQEKNSMGKALCLLAKGTDEGHEIRLTGRRFALTLGEPVRFNLLTSTHDTLSNETKIQNGLISDIDPDLFTPLPPYISTLGSQGIDLKANQKERVEVQLACQLTEVGTLKMECVSVEDDAQRWQLEFEVRNQKADDDDKVQLHPRLAECQEIVTRLYSGNKKSADTKEIKTLSKDLEKRLGKREEWDFVTLRQLFDTFSQGRKRRRRSEQHEKNWLRLSGYCLRPGFGDPTDSWRIEQIWALYQQGIQFKNHQGYSDWWVFWRRVSGGLNQEQQETILADIAKYLHPGAMKNPKSAQAAQDMGYEAMVRLSASLENLDVEDKTLLASWFLSKATTQNQFIQAHWWAFGRLASRTPLYGSQHNVIAREQAEQWLPKLLEQDWNKETMIGFAAVMMCRKTGDRKLDISDHFREQVIAKLKGSKVPDSWFPMVESVQSLSQSDSKRLFGDTLPSGLTVISH, from the coding sequence ATGGCATCTCCTCGTTTTTTAGTCGGCATCGACTTAGGTACGACCAACACCGTTGTCGCCTACTGCGAAATTTCTGAAGATCTACAACAATCCCCTGTTACACTGTTTGAAGTTGATCAACTTATCGGTGCAGGAGAAGTAGTTCGTAAACCCCTCCTCCCCTCTTTCCGTTATCACCCAGCTCAAGGCCAAATCGCTGCCACTGACCTAACCCTACCTTGGGAGTCTCAGTCTGTTGAAGGTGACGCAGAGCAAGTCATCATCGGCGAGTGGGCAAGAGAGCTTGGGGCCAAAGTTGAAGGTCGCCAAGTCTCAAGCGCCAAGAGTTGGCTATCTCATCAAGGGGTAGACCGCAACTCTGAAATTTTACCTTGGGCCGGCGCTAATGACGTGGAGAAGGTGTCTCCGGTTGTCGCAAGCGCGAGTTACTTGAACCACATTCGACAGGCATGGAACTACCGTAACCCAAGCAACAAGCTCGAAGATCAGGAGGTCGTGGTGACTGTCCCTGCTTCATTTGATGAAACCGCACGCCAACTGACACTAGAGGCAGCGAGGCTAGCGGGTCTCTCCTCGATTATGCTTCTCGAAGAGCCTCAAGCGGTATGCTACGACTGGTATGCTCGTCATCAAGACACGGCCGCTGACAAACTGAAAGATCTTCCGCTCATGTTGGTATGTGATGTAGGTGGTGGTACGACCGACTTGAGCTTGATTCAAGCGCAATATCATAACAACGAACTGAGCCTCGATCGAATCGGTGTGGGTGAGCACTTGATGCTCGGGGGGGATAACCTTGATCTAGCTCTAGCTCATCTTGCTGAGCAGCGCTTTGATAATTCGAAAAAGCTCAACGCTTCAAGTCTGACCAAGCTCATCCAGCAAACTCGAGCGGCCAAAGAGCAGCTACTCTCAACCAAAGCTCCTGAAGAAATCAAAATCACGATGCTAGGAAGTGGCTCAAAACTGCTTGGTGGCACCAAAAGTATCGGACTGACGAAACAAGAAGTGCATCAAATTGCTCTTGATGGCTTCTTCCCAATGACTGACTTTTCCGCCATACCAGACAAACGCCGCAGTGCTGTGGTCGAGTTTGGTCTACCGTATGTCGCTGATCCTGCAGTCAGCAAGCACGTGGCTGAATTCTTAACCCAGCACCAGCAAGTGTCGTTGGCTGCACTAAACAGCAATGAGGCAACCTCGGTCTCTGACTCTCAACCGGCAATACCGGTTGGTTTGCTGCTCAACGGTGGTGTCTTCAATAGTTCGCTGGTCACAGAGCGTGTCACAACGCTGCTTGAACACTGGCGCGGAGCTCCGGTAACCGTCCTTGATAATCCACATCCAGACTGGTCTGTCGCCTTGGGCGCTGTTGCTTATGGTAAGGCGAGACGTGGTGCACAGCTTAAAATTGGTGGTGGTGCTGCGCGCTCCTATTTCCTTCACCTGCAAGAAAAGAACAGCATGGGTAAAGCGCTTTGCTTGCTGGCAAAGGGCACGGATGAAGGGCATGAAATTCGCCTCACTGGCCGTCGATTTGCGCTTACTTTAGGCGAGCCTGTCAGATTCAACTTATTAACCTCGACTCATGATACCCTGAGCAATGAGACCAAAATACAAAATGGCTTGATCAGTGACATCGACCCTGACCTCTTCACGCCACTGCCGCCTTACATATCAACATTAGGTAGCCAAGGTATCGACCTTAAAGCCAACCAAAAAGAACGCGTTGAAGTACAACTCGCTTGCCAGTTGACAGAAGTCGGCACATTAAAAATGGAGTGTGTCAGCGTAGAGGATGACGCTCAGCGCTGGCAACTCGAATTTGAAGTCAGAAACCAAAAAGCCGACGATGATGACAAGGTGCAGCTTCACCCTAGACTCGCTGAATGTCAGGAGATCGTCACACGCCTTTATAGCGGCAACAAAAAGAGCGCTGACACTAAAGAGATCAAAACACTAAGTAAAGATCTTGAGAAACGACTAGGAAAGCGTGAAGAGTGGGACTTTGTCACATTACGTCAGCTATTTGATACTTTCTCACAAGGTCGGAAGCGCCGTAGACGCTCAGAGCAACACGAGAAAAACTGGCTAAGATTGTCTGGCTACTGTCTACGCCCAGGTTTCGGCGACCCCACCGACTCATGGCGAATTGAACAGATTTGGGCTTTGTATCAGCAAGGCATACAGTTTAAAAACCATCAGGGTTACAGTGACTGGTGGGTATTTTGGCGCCGTGTATCGGGTGGTTTAAATCAAGAGCAGCAAGAGACCATATTGGCTGATATCGCCAAATATCTGCACCCAGGGGCGATGAAAAATCCCAAGTCTGCCCAAGCAGCGCAAGATATGGGATACGAGGCTATGGTGAGACTTTCCGCTTCGCTAGAAAACCTCGATGTAGAAGATAAAACCTTACTCGCTTCTTGGTTTTTGAGTAAAGCAACCACGCAGAACCAATTCATTCAAGCACACTGGTGGGCGTTTGGTCGCCTCGCTTCACGAACGCCACTCTACGGCAGTCAGCACAACGTTATTGCTCGTGAGCAAGCTGAGCAATGGTTACCTAAGTTGCTAGAACAAGACTGGAATAAAGAGACCATGATAGGTTTTGCAGCCGTGATGATGTGCAGAAAGACCGGAGACAGAAAACTGGATATCTCTGATCACTTCCGCGAACAGGTCATTGCCAAGCTCAAAGGCAGCAAAGTCCCTGATTCTTGGTTTCCTATGGTCGAAAGTGTGCAAAGCCTATCGCAGAGCGATTCAAAACGACTGTTTGGCGATACACTGCCAAGTGGGCTTACCGTTATCTCTCATTAA
- a CDS encoding MaoC/PaaZ C-terminal domain-containing protein, with amino-acid sequence MAVLSTMPKYHKELLKVLFSRKKKELSSLSFPDITVQSARIDHAQLDAYNRYFAFVNDAIPLPFWFVFSQPAQLALFNHPEFPVSAMGLVHTGLVIERHTVGEIGDDYQVNVSVKACHSVAKGKQISLLIVIQNKGNPVVTIESEYLSLAPKVRDKTSEAKRAVSDDRPFELVDTRQVDYNVAKARKYAKISGDYNPIHIHAVLSRLFGFKQPILHGMYSVASLYAYCYKRNVGSDKQMRVKFKRPLLLPQSAHILQEDTRGYLLNSEGKCCVEMVW; translated from the coding sequence ATGGCCGTGCTATCTACGATGCCAAAATATCACAAAGAACTACTTAAGGTGCTGTTTAGTAGGAAGAAAAAAGAGCTGTCTTCACTGTCATTTCCTGACATTACTGTACAATCAGCCCGTATAGATCACGCACAACTCGACGCTTACAATCGCTATTTTGCTTTTGTGAATGATGCTATTCCATTACCTTTCTGGTTTGTTTTTTCTCAACCCGCGCAACTAGCGTTGTTTAATCACCCTGAGTTTCCTGTGTCTGCGATGGGATTAGTTCACACTGGATTGGTGATTGAGCGTCATACAGTCGGGGAAATAGGGGATGACTACCAGGTTAATGTCTCGGTAAAAGCCTGTCACAGTGTCGCCAAGGGTAAGCAAATCTCACTACTTATTGTCATACAAAATAAAGGCAATCCAGTTGTCACTATCGAAAGTGAGTACTTGAGTTTGGCTCCAAAGGTGCGAGACAAAACGAGTGAAGCTAAAAGGGCGGTTTCTGACGATCGTCCTTTTGAATTAGTCGATACGCGTCAAGTCGACTACAACGTGGCGAAAGCCCGTAAATACGCGAAAATATCGGGTGACTACAACCCCATCCACATTCATGCAGTGTTGTCTCGGCTGTTTGGCTTTAAACAACCTATCTTGCATGGAATGTATTCTGTCGCATCCCTCTATGCCTATTGTTATAAGAGAAATGTTGGCAGTGACAAGCAAATGCGCGTCAAGTTTAAAAGACCGTTGTTGCTTCCACAAAGTGCTCATATACTGCAGGAAGATACTCGGGGCTACTTACTCAATAGTGAAGGAAAATGCTGCGTTGAGATGGTTTGGTAA
- a CDS encoding O-acetylhomoserine aminocarboxypropyltransferase/cysteine synthase family protein, whose translation MKDETLSIHFGYETDPTTKSVATPIYQTVAYEFDNAQHGADLFNLEVPGNIYTRIMNPTNDVLEKRMAALEGGIAGLVVSAGSAAINYAILTLAQAGDNIVSTPQLYGGTYTLFAHMLPNQGIEVRFAKDDKPESLAELIDDNTKAVYCESIGNPAGNIVDIEKIAKQAHALGVPVIVDNTVATPALCKPIEFGADIVVHSLTKYVGGHGTTLGGIIIDSGKFPWADHKERFPVFNIPEPSYHGVIYAEAFGEAAFIGRARTVPLRNTGAALSPMNSFMLLQGLETLSLRMERHTENALKVAHYLQNHDKVSWVSYAGLPDSQYYPLAEKYMGGKPSAILSFGLKDGYEAGVKFYDALQIFKRLVNIGDAKSLACHPASTTHRQLSEEEQAQAGVAPEMIRLSVGIEHIDDILHDLEQALNA comes from the coding sequence ATGAAAGACGAAACCCTCTCCATCCATTTCGGGTACGAAACAGACCCAACAACAAAATCGGTCGCTACCCCAATCTATCAAACGGTTGCGTACGAATTTGATAATGCTCAGCATGGCGCTGATTTGTTCAATTTGGAAGTACCGGGAAACATCTATACTCGCATCATGAATCCAACCAATGATGTGTTAGAGAAGCGGATGGCGGCGCTGGAAGGAGGGATCGCGGGTCTTGTAGTGAGTGCAGGTAGCGCAGCGATAAACTATGCGATTTTGACCCTTGCGCAAGCAGGCGACAATATCGTATCGACACCTCAACTCTATGGTGGAACCTATACACTATTTGCCCACATGCTGCCTAACCAAGGCATTGAAGTGCGCTTTGCGAAAGATGACAAACCAGAGAGCCTAGCAGAGCTTATTGATGATAATACCAAGGCAGTTTATTGCGAGAGTATCGGCAACCCTGCGGGTAACATTGTTGATATAGAGAAAATTGCCAAGCAAGCCCATGCGCTCGGTGTTCCGGTGATTGTCGATAACACGGTCGCCACGCCCGCACTGTGTAAGCCTATCGAATTTGGCGCGGATATTGTGGTTCACTCACTGACAAAGTATGTCGGTGGCCACGGTACGACACTTGGGGGGATCATCATTGATTCTGGTAAGTTCCCTTGGGCCGACCATAAAGAGCGCTTCCCGGTATTCAACATTCCAGAGCCTTCCTATCATGGGGTGATATATGCCGAAGCGTTTGGCGAAGCAGCCTTTATTGGTCGAGCTAGAACGGTTCCACTGCGCAATACCGGGGCGGCGCTGTCACCGATGAACTCCTTTATGCTGTTACAAGGGCTAGAGACCTTATCTCTGCGCATGGAGCGCCACACAGAAAACGCATTGAAGGTTGCGCATTATCTGCAAAATCACGACAAAGTGAGTTGGGTAAGTTATGCCGGATTACCTGACTCTCAATACTACCCACTTGCAGAAAAGTATATGGGGGGTAAGCCTTCTGCCATTCTTTCTTTTGGCTTAAAAGATGGCTATGAGGCAGGGGTCAAATTCTATGATGCTCTGCAGATTTTTAAGCGATTAGTCAATATTGGTGATGCCAAATCTCTTGCTTGCCACCCAGCATCGACCACTCACCGTCAGTTAAGTGAAGAGGAGCAAGCGCAAGCAGGTGTCGCACCAGAGATGATTCGTCTATCGGTGGGAATAGAACATATTGACGACATTTTGCATGACCTTGAACAAGCGCTAAATGCATAA
- a CDS encoding bifunctional metallophosphatase/5'-nucleotidase, which translates to MYKFSKPLSLVAAALVVAGCNSSNDDTPPPSGGLPIEACKTYSKVDEVIVMDNKKHYLQEQTITIGATGDMHGRIFAYDYALDGVDKNAGFTKIATLLNEERAKSENMLMIDLGDTVQGNSAELFNQEPTHPVVETMNFMNYDLWVPGNHEFDFERDFLFRSLEGFDGSIISSNIIWDQNSAACNTKGKEVPFLPPYQVYDFNGAKVAIVGLTPSWVKVWQAASPENFRDLDFKDEFTSVSNAVDEVIEKHNPDVVIGALHYGRKENGDGVHKIASKLADKFDVIFMGHEHARFIEQVDKDSDYTQPMLEISVDGEAEIEDKDISEVYNSENRKTKVKVIEPGNWGWALAKAEIELERDEDGQWQIVDTTLANIKVDEVEEDAALQNEMQWVHDKSVADANELIGKVEGNFTNSANGGADEATGEEQVLNNDGLRLYTTIHNAKLADAPLSALINDIQIMNIEDKGPEGIQVDVSAAAIFSDASNLFDGQEYKKKDSANLYMYDNELVAVSIKGSQLKDYMEWSYSYFNQYVEGDITVSFNPDMPAFNYDIFGGSIKYVVDLSKQGRVEDSEGNKITDGERIEITEIAGTDFDNDATYTLAVNDYRYGTTMLAKGWITEDDNLWQSTNEPVYAVRDMLTEYVEINGTLDRKEFDYQNWYIKQYGIVAADGTITEQGSMIDTREGEGQTLWGELQNKQICVLRAEAGARASIHKSVNINDSSTYFTNPLFGSAEDDELYQGCIYANQP; encoded by the coding sequence ATGTATAAATTTTCTAAACCACTTTCGCTTGTAGCTGCCGCCTTGGTAGTTGCTGGTTGTAATAGCAGCAATGATGATACTCCACCACCATCAGGTGGGCTTCCAATTGAAGCGTGTAAGACTTATTCAAAGGTAGATGAAGTTATCGTTATGGATAACAAAAAACACTACCTTCAAGAGCAAACAATCACCATTGGTGCAACTGGTGATATGCACGGTCGTATTTTTGCTTACGACTACGCTCTAGATGGTGTTGATAAAAATGCAGGTTTCACGAAGATTGCGACTCTACTAAACGAAGAGCGCGCAAAGTCAGAAAACATGTTGATGATCGACCTTGGTGATACCGTTCAAGGTAACTCTGCTGAATTATTCAACCAAGAGCCTACTCACCCTGTTGTAGAAACCATGAACTTCATGAACTACGACCTTTGGGTTCCAGGTAACCATGAATTCGATTTTGAGCGTGATTTTCTATTCCGCAGCCTTGAAGGCTTTGATGGCTCAATCATATCGTCGAATATCATCTGGGATCAGAATTCTGCAGCTTGTAACACAAAAGGAAAGGAAGTTCCTTTCCTTCCACCTTACCAAGTCTACGACTTCAACGGTGCAAAAGTCGCAATCGTTGGTCTAACACCATCTTGGGTTAAAGTATGGCAAGCAGCATCGCCGGAAAACTTCCGAGACCTCGACTTTAAAGACGAGTTCACTTCGGTAAGCAACGCGGTTGACGAAGTCATTGAAAAACACAATCCAGATGTTGTAATTGGTGCTCTTCACTATGGTCGTAAAGAGAATGGCGATGGTGTTCACAAGATTGCCTCTAAATTAGCTGACAAATTTGACGTCATCTTCATGGGACATGAACACGCGCGCTTTATCGAACAAGTAGATAAAGACTCGGATTACACGCAACCTATGTTAGAAATTTCTGTAGATGGTGAAGCAGAGATTGAAGACAAGGACATTTCTGAAGTTTACAACTCAGAAAATCGTAAAACCAAAGTAAAAGTCATCGAACCAGGCAACTGGGGCTGGGCTCTTGCTAAAGCGGAAATCGAGCTAGAGCGTGATGAAGACGGTCAATGGCAGATTGTCGACACTACACTCGCAAATATTAAAGTAGATGAAGTTGAAGAAGATGCTGCACTACAAAACGAAATGCAGTGGGTTCATGACAAATCTGTAGCTGACGCAAATGAATTGATTGGTAAAGTTGAAGGTAACTTTACGAACTCTGCAAACGGCGGTGCCGACGAAGCTACTGGCGAAGAGCAAGTGTTAAACAATGATGGCCTTCGTCTTTACACGACTATTCACAACGCGAAACTAGCTGACGCTCCACTATCAGCCCTCATCAACGACATTCAAATCATGAATATCGAAGATAAAGGTCCAGAAGGTATTCAAGTTGATGTCTCTGCCGCGGCAATCTTCTCTGATGCCTCGAACCTCTTTGACGGTCAAGAGTACAAGAAGAAAGACAGTGCAAACCTTTACATGTACGACAACGAGCTTGTTGCTGTATCAATTAAAGGCTCTCAGCTAAAAGATTACATGGAATGGTCATACAGCTACTTTAATCAGTACGTTGAAGGTGACATCACTGTATCGTTCAACCCTGACATGCCAGCGTTCAACTATGATATCTTTGGTGGCTCAATCAAGTACGTAGTTGATCTAAGCAAACAAGGCCGCGTTGAAGACAGCGAAGGTAACAAGATTACTGACGGTGAACGTATTGAAATCACTGAAATCGCAGGCACTGATTTTGATAATGACGCGACTTACACTCTTGCAGTGAACGACTACCGTTACGGTACAACTATGTTAGCTAAAGGTTGGATCACCGAAGACGACAACCTATGGCAATCAACTAACGAACCTGTTTATGCAGTTCGTGACATGCTAACAGAATATGTTGAAATAAACGGTACATTAGACCGCAAAGAGTTTGACTACCAAAACTGGTATATCAAGCAATACGGTATCGTTGCAGCGGACGGCACAATTACTGAACAAGGTTCAATGATTGATACTCGTGAAGGTGAAGGCCAAACACTATGGGGTGAGCTTCAGAACAAACAAATCTGTGTCCTACGTGCTGAAGCTGGTGCTCGTGCATCAATTCACAAATCGGTGAACATTAACGATAGTTCAACTTACTTCACGAACCCACTGTTTGGTTCGGCTGAAGATGATGAGCTATACCAAGGTTGTATTTACGCTAACCAGCCGTAA